Proteins found in one Pseudopipra pipra isolate bDixPip1 chromosome 19, bDixPip1.hap1, whole genome shotgun sequence genomic segment:
- the UNK gene encoding RING finger protein unkempt homolog isoform X11: MSKGPVAGGPAAAGPASAASALQAQPEKPQHYTYLKEFRTEQCPLFVQHKCTQHRPYTCFHWHFVNQRRRRSIRRRDGTFNYSPDIYCTKYDETTGICPEGDECPFLHRTTGDTERRYHLRYYKTGICIHETDSKGNCTKNGVHCAFAHGPHDLRSPVYDIRELQAMEALQNGQTTSEGGIEGQSAVAASHAMIEKILSEEPRWQDTTYVLGNYKTEQCKKPPRLCRQGYACPYYHNSKDRRRSPRKHKYRSSPCPSVKHGDEWGDPSKCENGDSCQYCHTRTEQQFHPEIYKSTKCNDMQQSGSCPRGPFCAFAHVEQPALSEDLQQSSAVSSPTQPGPVMYMPSAAGDSVPVSPSSPHAPDLSNVWNKSGTLPTSPTSTTILCRNSSLGSPSNICGSPPGAIGKPHSLETIGFPPDSVTAAGSYKKAPGFEREDQVGAEYLKSFKCQQAKMKSHSLEHRSQEQPLLQPKQDILGILPVGSPLTSSISSSITSSLAATPPSPAGTSSIPGMNANALPFYPTSDTVESVIGPGAAELARLRQELDEANGTIKQWEESWKQAKQACDAWKKEAEEANDRANTANMECELAREQREALELQVKKLQEELERIHTGQDPQFLRSFSDLETLSLSSLYTLQKQLRANLEKVDKAVFQMQSVKCLKCQKENRVVLPCQHAVLCETCAEEGGECPICHPNRPHSLQS, from the exons GTACCTGAAGGAGTTCCGCACGGAGCAGTGCCCCCTGTTCGTGCAGCACAAGTGCACTCAGCACCGGCCCTACACCTGCTTCCACTGGCACTTCGTGAACCAGCGCCGCCGCAGGTCCATCCGCCGCCGCGACGGCACCTTCAACTACAGCCCCGACATCTACTGCACCAAGTATGACGAGACCACGGGAATCTGCCCAGAAGGAGATGA gTGTCCCTTCTTGCATAGAACTACTGGAGACACAGAGAGGAGGTATCACTTACGCTACTACAAAACTGGAATCTGCATCCATGAGACAGACTCCAAGGGAAACTGCACGAAGAACGGAGTCCACTGCGCGTTCGCTCATGGGCCCCATGACCTGCGCTCGCCGGTGTACGACATCAG GGAGCTTCAGGCCATGGAGGCTTTGCAGAATGGTCAGACAACATCTGAAGGAGGCATAGAGGGTCAGTCTGCGGTCGCTGCCAGCCATGCCATGATAGAGAAAATACTCAGTGAGGAGCCAAGGTGGCAAG ATACAACGTATGTGTTGGGAAATTACAAGACAGAGCAATGTAAGAAACCCCCTCGGCTCTGTCGCCAGGGTTATGCCTGTCCCTACTACCACAATAGCAAAGACAGAAGAAGAAGtccaagaaaacacaaatacaG ATCTTCACCATGTCCCAGTGTGAAACACGGAGACGAGTGGGGAGATCCCAGTAAGTGTGAAAATGGAGACTCATGCCAGTACTGCCACACTCGCACAGAACAGCAGTTCCATCCAGAG ATCTACAAATCCACCAAATGCAATGATATGCAGCAGTCTGGCAGCTGTCCCCGAGGACCCTTCTGTGCCTTTGCACATGTAGAAC AGCCTGCCCTCAGTGAAGATCTGCAGCAATCCTCGGCCGTGtccagccccacacagccagggCCAGTGATGTACATGCCGTCGGCAGCTGGGGATTCTGTTCCAGTCAGCCCTTCCAGTCCACATGCCCCAGACCTTAGCAAT GTGTGGAATAAATCAGGAACTCTGCCAACTAGCCCCACCTCCACCACA ATTCTTTGTAGGAACAGCAGTCTTGGAAGCCCATCTAATATATGTGGGTCTCCTCCCGGTGCCATTGGAAAGCCCCACAGCTTGGAGACCATTGGTTTTCCTCCAGACTCAGTAACAGCAGCCGGCAGCTACAAGAAGGCACCGGGGTTTGAGCGAGAAGATCAGGTGGGGGCCGAGTATTTGAAGAGTTTCAAATGCCAG CAAGCAAAAATGAAGTCCCACTCACTGGAACACAGGAGCCAGGAGCAACCTTTGTTACAGCCCAAACAG GACATTCTGGGTATTCTCCCAGTGGGGAGCCCGCTGACATCCAGCATCTCCTCTAGTATCACCTCCAGTCTGGCTGCAACACCCCCGAGCCCTGCTGGCACCAGCAGCATTCCAGGCATGAATGCCAATGCCCTTCCCTTCTACCCAACCAGTGACACCGTTGAGTCTGTCATAG GTCCAGGTGCTGCGGAGCTGGCACGGCTACGACAAGAACTGGATGAGGCCAACGGCACAATAAAGCAGTGGGAAGAGTCTTGGAAACAAGCCAAACAG GCTTGTGATGCTTGGAAAAAGGAGGCAGAGGAAGCAAATGATCGCGCCAACACAGCTAACATGGAATGTGAACTGGCCCGGGAGCAGAGGGAAGCCTTGGAGCTGCAAGTGAAGAAactgcaggaggagctggagaggatCCACACAGGCCAGGACCCACAATTCCTGCGCTCCTTCTCTGACCTGGAGACGCTCTCGCTCTCGTCGCTTTACACCCTTCAGAAACAACTGCGGGCAAACCTGGAGAAGGTCGACAAG GCGGTATTTCAGATGCAGTCAGTGAAATGCCTTAAGTGTCAGAAGGAGAACCGGGTGGTGTTACCGTGCCAACACGCAGTGCTGTGTGAAACCTGCGCCGAGGAGGGGGGCGAGTGCCCCATCTGCCATCCCAACAGGCCCCACTCTCTCCAGTCGTGA
- the UNK gene encoding RING finger protein unkempt homolog isoform X6, with translation MSKGPVAGGPAAAGPASAASALQAQPEKPQHYTYLKEFRTEQCPLFVQHKCTQHRPYTCFHWHFVNQRRRRSIRRRDGTFNYSPDIYCTKYDETTGICPEGDECPFLHRTTGDTERRYHLRYYKTGICIHETDSKGNCTKNGVHCAFAHGPHDLRSPVYDIRELQAMEALQNGQTTSEGGIEGQSAVAASHAMIEKILSEEPRWQDTTYVLGNYKTEQCKKPPRLCRQGYACPYYHNSKDRRRSPRKHKYRSSPCPSVKHGDEWGDPSKCENGDSCQYCHTRTEQQFHPEIYKSTKCNDMQQSGSCPRGPFCAFAHVEQPALSEDLQQSSAVSSPTQPGPVMYMPSAAGDSVPVSPSSPHAPDLSNVWNKSGTLPTSPTSTTILCRNSSLGSPSNICGSPPGAIGKPHSLETIGFPPDSVTAAGSYKKAPGFEREDQVGAEYLKSFKCQQAKMKSHSLEHRSQEQPLLQPKQDILGILPVGSPLTSSISSSITSSLAATPPSPAGTSSIPGMNANALPFYPTSDTVESVIESALDDLDLNEFGVAALEKTFDSSTVPHTSGIMIGLNGMNSSIWEHFASGSFSPSTSPAFLSGPGAAELARLRQELDEANGTIKQWEESWKQAKQACDAWKKEAEEANDRANTANMECELAREQREALELQVKKLQEELERIHTGQDPQFLRSFSDLETLSLSSLYTLQKQLRANLEKVDKAVFQMQSVKCLKCQKENRVVLPCQHAVLCETCAEEGGECPICHPNRPHSLQS, from the exons GTACCTGAAGGAGTTCCGCACGGAGCAGTGCCCCCTGTTCGTGCAGCACAAGTGCACTCAGCACCGGCCCTACACCTGCTTCCACTGGCACTTCGTGAACCAGCGCCGCCGCAGGTCCATCCGCCGCCGCGACGGCACCTTCAACTACAGCCCCGACATCTACTGCACCAAGTATGACGAGACCACGGGAATCTGCCCAGAAGGAGATGA gTGTCCCTTCTTGCATAGAACTACTGGAGACACAGAGAGGAGGTATCACTTACGCTACTACAAAACTGGAATCTGCATCCATGAGACAGACTCCAAGGGAAACTGCACGAAGAACGGAGTCCACTGCGCGTTCGCTCATGGGCCCCATGACCTGCGCTCGCCGGTGTACGACATCAG GGAGCTTCAGGCCATGGAGGCTTTGCAGAATGGTCAGACAACATCTGAAGGAGGCATAGAGGGTCAGTCTGCGGTCGCTGCCAGCCATGCCATGATAGAGAAAATACTCAGTGAGGAGCCAAGGTGGCAAG ATACAACGTATGTGTTGGGAAATTACAAGACAGAGCAATGTAAGAAACCCCCTCGGCTCTGTCGCCAGGGTTATGCCTGTCCCTACTACCACAATAGCAAAGACAGAAGAAGAAGtccaagaaaacacaaatacaG ATCTTCACCATGTCCCAGTGTGAAACACGGAGACGAGTGGGGAGATCCCAGTAAGTGTGAAAATGGAGACTCATGCCAGTACTGCCACACTCGCACAGAACAGCAGTTCCATCCAGAG ATCTACAAATCCACCAAATGCAATGATATGCAGCAGTCTGGCAGCTGTCCCCGAGGACCCTTCTGTGCCTTTGCACATGTAGAAC AGCCTGCCCTCAGTGAAGATCTGCAGCAATCCTCGGCCGTGtccagccccacacagccagggCCAGTGATGTACATGCCGTCGGCAGCTGGGGATTCTGTTCCAGTCAGCCCTTCCAGTCCACATGCCCCAGACCTTAGCAAT GTGTGGAATAAATCAGGAACTCTGCCAACTAGCCCCACCTCCACCACA ATTCTTTGTAGGAACAGCAGTCTTGGAAGCCCATCTAATATATGTGGGTCTCCTCCCGGTGCCATTGGAAAGCCCCACAGCTTGGAGACCATTGGTTTTCCTCCAGACTCAGTAACAGCAGCCGGCAGCTACAAGAAGGCACCGGGGTTTGAGCGAGAAGATCAGGTGGGGGCCGAGTATTTGAAGAGTTTCAAATGCCAG CAAGCAAAAATGAAGTCCCACTCACTGGAACACAGGAGCCAGGAGCAACCTTTGTTACAGCCCAAACAG GACATTCTGGGTATTCTCCCAGTGGGGAGCCCGCTGACATCCAGCATCTCCTCTAGTATCACCTCCAGTCTGGCTGCAACACCCCCGAGCCCTGCTGGCACCAGCAGCATTCCAGGCATGAATGCCAATGCCCTTCCCTTCTACCCAACCAGTGACACCGTTGAGTCTGTCATAG AGTCTGCCTTGGATGACCTGGACCTGAATGAATTCGGAGTGGCTGCCCTGGAGAAGACATTTGACAGCAGCACAGTGCCCCACACGAGTGGCATCATGATAG GTTTAAATGGGATGAACAGCAGCATATGGGAACACTTTGCTTCGGGGAGTTTTTCGCCCAGTACCTCACCTGCATTTCTGTCAGGTCCAGGTGCTGCGGAGCTGGCACGGCTACGACAAGAACTGGATGAGGCCAACGGCACAATAAAGCAGTGGGAAGAGTCTTGGAAACAAGCCAAACAG GCTTGTGATGCTTGGAAAAAGGAGGCAGAGGAAGCAAATGATCGCGCCAACACAGCTAACATGGAATGTGAACTGGCCCGGGAGCAGAGGGAAGCCTTGGAGCTGCAAGTGAAGAAactgcaggaggagctggagaggatCCACACAGGCCAGGACCCACAATTCCTGCGCTCCTTCTCTGACCTGGAGACGCTCTCGCTCTCGTCGCTTTACACCCTTCAGAAACAACTGCGGGCAAACCTGGAGAAGGTCGACAAG GCGGTATTTCAGATGCAGTCAGTGAAATGCCTTAAGTGTCAGAAGGAGAACCGGGTGGTGTTACCGTGCCAACACGCAGTGCTGTGTGAAACCTGCGCCGAGGAGGGGGGCGAGTGCCCCATCTGCCATCCCAACAGGCCCCACTCTCTCCAGTCGTGA
- the UNK gene encoding RING finger protein unkempt homolog isoform X2 — protein MSKGPVAGGPAAAGPASAASALQAQPEKPQHYTYLKEFRTEQCPLFVQHKCTQHRPYTCFHWHFVNQRRRRSIRRRDGTFNYSPDIYCTKYDETTGICPEGDECPFLHRTTGDTERRYHLRYYKTGICIHETDSKGNCTKNGVHCAFAHGPHDLRSPVYDIRELQAMEALQNGQTTSEGGIEGQSAVAASHAMIEKILSEEPRWQDTTYVLGNYKTEQCKKPPRLCRQGYACPYYHNSKDRRRSPRKHKYRSSPCPSVKHGDEWGDPSKCENGDSCQYCHTRTEQQFHPEIYKSTKCNDMQQSGSCPRGPFCAFAHVEQPALSEDLQQSSAVSSPTQPGPVMYMPSAAGDSVPVSPSSPHAPDLSNILCRNSSLGSPSNICGSPPGAIGKPHSLETIGFPPDSVTAAGSYKKAPGFEREDQVGAEYLKSFKCQQAKMKSHSLEHRSQEQPLLQPKQDILGILPVGSPLTSSISSSITSSLAATPPSPAGTSSIPGMNANALPFYPTSDTVESVIESALDDLDLNEFGVAALEKTFDSSTVPHTSGIMIGGSLLQSSAPVNIPGSLGSSASFHSASPSPPVSLSSHFLHQPQGHLSQSENTFLGTSASHGSLGLNGMNSSIWEHFASGSFSPSTSPAFLSGPGAAELARLRQELDEANGTIKQWEESWKQAKQACDAWKKEAEEANDRANTANMECELAREQREALELQVKKLQEELERIHTGQDPQFLRSFSDLETLSLSSLYTLQKQLRANLEKVDKAVFQMQSVKCLKCQKENRVVLPCQHAVLCETCAEEGGECPICHPNRPHSLQS, from the exons GTACCTGAAGGAGTTCCGCACGGAGCAGTGCCCCCTGTTCGTGCAGCACAAGTGCACTCAGCACCGGCCCTACACCTGCTTCCACTGGCACTTCGTGAACCAGCGCCGCCGCAGGTCCATCCGCCGCCGCGACGGCACCTTCAACTACAGCCCCGACATCTACTGCACCAAGTATGACGAGACCACGGGAATCTGCCCAGAAGGAGATGA gTGTCCCTTCTTGCATAGAACTACTGGAGACACAGAGAGGAGGTATCACTTACGCTACTACAAAACTGGAATCTGCATCCATGAGACAGACTCCAAGGGAAACTGCACGAAGAACGGAGTCCACTGCGCGTTCGCTCATGGGCCCCATGACCTGCGCTCGCCGGTGTACGACATCAG GGAGCTTCAGGCCATGGAGGCTTTGCAGAATGGTCAGACAACATCTGAAGGAGGCATAGAGGGTCAGTCTGCGGTCGCTGCCAGCCATGCCATGATAGAGAAAATACTCAGTGAGGAGCCAAGGTGGCAAG ATACAACGTATGTGTTGGGAAATTACAAGACAGAGCAATGTAAGAAACCCCCTCGGCTCTGTCGCCAGGGTTATGCCTGTCCCTACTACCACAATAGCAAAGACAGAAGAAGAAGtccaagaaaacacaaatacaG ATCTTCACCATGTCCCAGTGTGAAACACGGAGACGAGTGGGGAGATCCCAGTAAGTGTGAAAATGGAGACTCATGCCAGTACTGCCACACTCGCACAGAACAGCAGTTCCATCCAGAG ATCTACAAATCCACCAAATGCAATGATATGCAGCAGTCTGGCAGCTGTCCCCGAGGACCCTTCTGTGCCTTTGCACATGTAGAAC AGCCTGCCCTCAGTGAAGATCTGCAGCAATCCTCGGCCGTGtccagccccacacagccagggCCAGTGATGTACATGCCGTCGGCAGCTGGGGATTCTGTTCCAGTCAGCCCTTCCAGTCCACATGCCCCAGACCTTAGCAAT ATTCTTTGTAGGAACAGCAGTCTTGGAAGCCCATCTAATATATGTGGGTCTCCTCCCGGTGCCATTGGAAAGCCCCACAGCTTGGAGACCATTGGTTTTCCTCCAGACTCAGTAACAGCAGCCGGCAGCTACAAGAAGGCACCGGGGTTTGAGCGAGAAGATCAGGTGGGGGCCGAGTATTTGAAGAGTTTCAAATGCCAG CAAGCAAAAATGAAGTCCCACTCACTGGAACACAGGAGCCAGGAGCAACCTTTGTTACAGCCCAAACAG GACATTCTGGGTATTCTCCCAGTGGGGAGCCCGCTGACATCCAGCATCTCCTCTAGTATCACCTCCAGTCTGGCTGCAACACCCCCGAGCCCTGCTGGCACCAGCAGCATTCCAGGCATGAATGCCAATGCCCTTCCCTTCTACCCAACCAGTGACACCGTTGAGTCTGTCATAG AGTCTGCCTTGGATGACCTGGACCTGAATGAATTCGGAGTGGCTGCCCTGGAGAAGACATTTGACAGCAGCACAGTGCCCCACACGAGTGGCATCATGATAG GTGGGAGTTTGCTGCAAAGTTCTGCTCCTGTAAATATCCCCGGGTCCCTTGGAAGCTCTGCCTCCTTTCACTCTGCCTCTCCTTCTCCACCGGTCAGCCTCTCATCGCATTTCCTCCATCAGCCCCAGGGACACTTAAGCCAATCAGAAAACACGTTCCTGGGGACATCAGCTTCTCATGGATCATTAG GTTTAAATGGGATGAACAGCAGCATATGGGAACACTTTGCTTCGGGGAGTTTTTCGCCCAGTACCTCACCTGCATTTCTGTCAGGTCCAGGTGCTGCGGAGCTGGCACGGCTACGACAAGAACTGGATGAGGCCAACGGCACAATAAAGCAGTGGGAAGAGTCTTGGAAACAAGCCAAACAG GCTTGTGATGCTTGGAAAAAGGAGGCAGAGGAAGCAAATGATCGCGCCAACACAGCTAACATGGAATGTGAACTGGCCCGGGAGCAGAGGGAAGCCTTGGAGCTGCAAGTGAAGAAactgcaggaggagctggagaggatCCACACAGGCCAGGACCCACAATTCCTGCGCTCCTTCTCTGACCTGGAGACGCTCTCGCTCTCGTCGCTTTACACCCTTCAGAAACAACTGCGGGCAAACCTGGAGAAGGTCGACAAG GCGGTATTTCAGATGCAGTCAGTGAAATGCCTTAAGTGTCAGAAGGAGAACCGGGTGGTGTTACCGTGCCAACACGCAGTGCTGTGTGAAACCTGCGCCGAGGAGGGGGGCGAGTGCCCCATCTGCCATCCCAACAGGCCCCACTCTCTCCAGTCGTGA
- the UNK gene encoding RING finger protein unkempt homolog isoform X8, producing MSKGPVAGGPAAAGPASAASALQAQPEKPQHYTYLKEFRTEQCPLFVQHKCTQHRPYTCFHWHFVNQRRRRSIRRRDGTFNYSPDIYCTKYDETTGICPEGDECPFLHRTTGDTERRYHLRYYKTGICIHETDSKGNCTKNGVHCAFAHGPHDLRSPVYDIRELQAMEALQNGQTTSEGGIEGQSAVAASHAMIEKILSEEPRWQDTTYVLGNYKTEQCKKPPRLCRQGYACPYYHNSKDRRRSPRKHKYRSSPCPSVKHGDEWGDPSKCENGDSCQYCHTRTEQQFHPEIYKSTKCNDMQQSGSCPRGPFCAFAHVEQPALSEDLQQSSAVSSPTQPGPVMYMPSAAGDSVPVSPSSPHAPDLSNVWNKSGTLPTSPTSTTILCRNSSLGSPSNICGSPPGAIGKPHSLETIGFPPDSVTAAGSYKKAPGFEREDQVGAEYLKSFKCQQAKMKSHSLEHRSQEQPLLQPKQDILGILPVGSPLTSSISSSITSSLAATPPSPAGTSSIPGMNANALPFYPTSDTVESVIESALDDLDLNEFGVAALEKTFDSSTVPHTSGIMIGPGAAELARLRQELDEANGTIKQWEESWKQAKQACDAWKKEAEEANDRANTANMECELAREQREALELQVKKLQEELERIHTGQDPQFLRSFSDLETLSLSSLYTLQKQLRANLEKVDKAVFQMQSVKCLKCQKENRVVLPCQHAVLCETCAEEGGECPICHPNRPHSLQS from the exons GTACCTGAAGGAGTTCCGCACGGAGCAGTGCCCCCTGTTCGTGCAGCACAAGTGCACTCAGCACCGGCCCTACACCTGCTTCCACTGGCACTTCGTGAACCAGCGCCGCCGCAGGTCCATCCGCCGCCGCGACGGCACCTTCAACTACAGCCCCGACATCTACTGCACCAAGTATGACGAGACCACGGGAATCTGCCCAGAAGGAGATGA gTGTCCCTTCTTGCATAGAACTACTGGAGACACAGAGAGGAGGTATCACTTACGCTACTACAAAACTGGAATCTGCATCCATGAGACAGACTCCAAGGGAAACTGCACGAAGAACGGAGTCCACTGCGCGTTCGCTCATGGGCCCCATGACCTGCGCTCGCCGGTGTACGACATCAG GGAGCTTCAGGCCATGGAGGCTTTGCAGAATGGTCAGACAACATCTGAAGGAGGCATAGAGGGTCAGTCTGCGGTCGCTGCCAGCCATGCCATGATAGAGAAAATACTCAGTGAGGAGCCAAGGTGGCAAG ATACAACGTATGTGTTGGGAAATTACAAGACAGAGCAATGTAAGAAACCCCCTCGGCTCTGTCGCCAGGGTTATGCCTGTCCCTACTACCACAATAGCAAAGACAGAAGAAGAAGtccaagaaaacacaaatacaG ATCTTCACCATGTCCCAGTGTGAAACACGGAGACGAGTGGGGAGATCCCAGTAAGTGTGAAAATGGAGACTCATGCCAGTACTGCCACACTCGCACAGAACAGCAGTTCCATCCAGAG ATCTACAAATCCACCAAATGCAATGATATGCAGCAGTCTGGCAGCTGTCCCCGAGGACCCTTCTGTGCCTTTGCACATGTAGAAC AGCCTGCCCTCAGTGAAGATCTGCAGCAATCCTCGGCCGTGtccagccccacacagccagggCCAGTGATGTACATGCCGTCGGCAGCTGGGGATTCTGTTCCAGTCAGCCCTTCCAGTCCACATGCCCCAGACCTTAGCAAT GTGTGGAATAAATCAGGAACTCTGCCAACTAGCCCCACCTCCACCACA ATTCTTTGTAGGAACAGCAGTCTTGGAAGCCCATCTAATATATGTGGGTCTCCTCCCGGTGCCATTGGAAAGCCCCACAGCTTGGAGACCATTGGTTTTCCTCCAGACTCAGTAACAGCAGCCGGCAGCTACAAGAAGGCACCGGGGTTTGAGCGAGAAGATCAGGTGGGGGCCGAGTATTTGAAGAGTTTCAAATGCCAG CAAGCAAAAATGAAGTCCCACTCACTGGAACACAGGAGCCAGGAGCAACCTTTGTTACAGCCCAAACAG GACATTCTGGGTATTCTCCCAGTGGGGAGCCCGCTGACATCCAGCATCTCCTCTAGTATCACCTCCAGTCTGGCTGCAACACCCCCGAGCCCTGCTGGCACCAGCAGCATTCCAGGCATGAATGCCAATGCCCTTCCCTTCTACCCAACCAGTGACACCGTTGAGTCTGTCATAG AGTCTGCCTTGGATGACCTGGACCTGAATGAATTCGGAGTGGCTGCCCTGGAGAAGACATTTGACAGCAGCACAGTGCCCCACACGAGTGGCATCATGATAG GTCCAGGTGCTGCGGAGCTGGCACGGCTACGACAAGAACTGGATGAGGCCAACGGCACAATAAAGCAGTGGGAAGAGTCTTGGAAACAAGCCAAACAG GCTTGTGATGCTTGGAAAAAGGAGGCAGAGGAAGCAAATGATCGCGCCAACACAGCTAACATGGAATGTGAACTGGCCCGGGAGCAGAGGGAAGCCTTGGAGCTGCAAGTGAAGAAactgcaggaggagctggagaggatCCACACAGGCCAGGACCCACAATTCCTGCGCTCCTTCTCTGACCTGGAGACGCTCTCGCTCTCGTCGCTTTACACCCTTCAGAAACAACTGCGGGCAAACCTGGAGAAGGTCGACAAG GCGGTATTTCAGATGCAGTCAGTGAAATGCCTTAAGTGTCAGAAGGAGAACCGGGTGGTGTTACCGTGCCAACACGCAGTGCTGTGTGAAACCTGCGCCGAGGAGGGGGGCGAGTGCCCCATCTGCCATCCCAACAGGCCCCACTCTCTCCAGTCGTGA
- the UNK gene encoding RING finger protein unkempt homolog isoform X10 — protein MEALQNGQTTSEGGIEGQSAVAASHAMIEKILSEEPRWQDTTYVLGNYKTEQCKKPPRLCRQGYACPYYHNSKDRRRSPRKHKYRSSPCPSVKHGDEWGDPSKCENGDSCQYCHTRTEQQFHPEIYKSTKCNDMQQSGSCPRGPFCAFAHVEQPALSEDLQQSSAVSSPTQPGPVMYMPSAAGDSVPVSPSSPHAPDLSNVWNKSGTLPTSPTSTTILCRNSSLGSPSNICGSPPGAIGKPHSLETIGFPPDSVTAAGSYKKAPGFEREDQVGAEYLKSFKCQQAKMKSHSLEHRSQEQPLLQPKQDILGILPVGSPLTSSISSSITSSLAATPPSPAGTSSIPGMNANALPFYPTSDTVESVIESALDDLDLNEFGVAALEKTFDSSTVPHTSGIMIGGSLLQSSAPVNIPGSLGSSASFHSASPSPPVSLSSHFLHQPQGHLSQSENTFLGTSASHGSLGLNGMNSSIWEHFASGSFSPSTSPAFLSGPGAAELARLRQELDEANGTIKQWEESWKQAKQACDAWKKEAEEANDRANTANMECELAREQREALELQVKKLQEELERIHTGQDPQFLRSFSDLETLSLSSLYTLQKQLRANLEKVDKAVFQMQSVKCLKCQKENRVVLPCQHAVLCETCAEEGGECPICHPNRPHSLQS, from the exons ATGGAGGCTTTGCAGAATGGTCAGACAACATCTGAAGGAGGCATAGAGGGTCAGTCTGCGGTCGCTGCCAGCCATGCCATGATAGAGAAAATACTCAGTGAGGAGCCAAGGTGGCAAG ATACAACGTATGTGTTGGGAAATTACAAGACAGAGCAATGTAAGAAACCCCCTCGGCTCTGTCGCCAGGGTTATGCCTGTCCCTACTACCACAATAGCAAAGACAGAAGAAGAAGtccaagaaaacacaaatacaG ATCTTCACCATGTCCCAGTGTGAAACACGGAGACGAGTGGGGAGATCCCAGTAAGTGTGAAAATGGAGACTCATGCCAGTACTGCCACACTCGCACAGAACAGCAGTTCCATCCAGAG ATCTACAAATCCACCAAATGCAATGATATGCAGCAGTCTGGCAGCTGTCCCCGAGGACCCTTCTGTGCCTTTGCACATGTAGAAC AGCCTGCCCTCAGTGAAGATCTGCAGCAATCCTCGGCCGTGtccagccccacacagccagggCCAGTGATGTACATGCCGTCGGCAGCTGGGGATTCTGTTCCAGTCAGCCCTTCCAGTCCACATGCCCCAGACCTTAGCAAT GTGTGGAATAAATCAGGAACTCTGCCAACTAGCCCCACCTCCACCACA ATTCTTTGTAGGAACAGCAGTCTTGGAAGCCCATCTAATATATGTGGGTCTCCTCCCGGTGCCATTGGAAAGCCCCACAGCTTGGAGACCATTGGTTTTCCTCCAGACTCAGTAACAGCAGCCGGCAGCTACAAGAAGGCACCGGGGTTTGAGCGAGAAGATCAGGTGGGGGCCGAGTATTTGAAGAGTTTCAAATGCCAG CAAGCAAAAATGAAGTCCCACTCACTGGAACACAGGAGCCAGGAGCAACCTTTGTTACAGCCCAAACAG GACATTCTGGGTATTCTCCCAGTGGGGAGCCCGCTGACATCCAGCATCTCCTCTAGTATCACCTCCAGTCTGGCTGCAACACCCCCGAGCCCTGCTGGCACCAGCAGCATTCCAGGCATGAATGCCAATGCCCTTCCCTTCTACCCAACCAGTGACACCGTTGAGTCTGTCATAG AGTCTGCCTTGGATGACCTGGACCTGAATGAATTCGGAGTGGCTGCCCTGGAGAAGACATTTGACAGCAGCACAGTGCCCCACACGAGTGGCATCATGATAG GTGGGAGTTTGCTGCAAAGTTCTGCTCCTGTAAATATCCCCGGGTCCCTTGGAAGCTCTGCCTCCTTTCACTCTGCCTCTCCTTCTCCACCGGTCAGCCTCTCATCGCATTTCCTCCATCAGCCCCAGGGACACTTAAGCCAATCAGAAAACACGTTCCTGGGGACATCAGCTTCTCATGGATCATTAG GTTTAAATGGGATGAACAGCAGCATATGGGAACACTTTGCTTCGGGGAGTTTTTCGCCCAGTACCTCACCTGCATTTCTGTCAGGTCCAGGTGCTGCGGAGCTGGCACGGCTACGACAAGAACTGGATGAGGCCAACGGCACAATAAAGCAGTGGGAAGAGTCTTGGAAACAAGCCAAACAG GCTTGTGATGCTTGGAAAAAGGAGGCAGAGGAAGCAAATGATCGCGCCAACACAGCTAACATGGAATGTGAACTGGCCCGGGAGCAGAGGGAAGCCTTGGAGCTGCAAGTGAAGAAactgcaggaggagctggagaggatCCACACAGGCCAGGACCCACAATTCCTGCGCTCCTTCTCTGACCTGGAGACGCTCTCGCTCTCGTCGCTTTACACCCTTCAGAAACAACTGCGGGCAAACCTGGAGAAGGTCGACAAG GCGGTATTTCAGATGCAGTCAGTGAAATGCCTTAAGTGTCAGAAGGAGAACCGGGTGGTGTTACCGTGCCAACACGCAGTGCTGTGTGAAACCTGCGCCGAGGAGGGGGGCGAGTGCCCCATCTGCCATCCCAACAGGCCCCACTCTCTCCAGTCGTGA